In Anser cygnoides isolate HZ-2024a breed goose chromosome 23, Taihu_goose_T2T_genome, whole genome shotgun sequence, the following are encoded in one genomic region:
- the CCNL2 gene encoding cyclin-L2 isoform X1: MAAGAGSAAAVAAVGGSGGPAGPQAVGVAAGGAPQAGPGGPPVPGPGAVLIGDRLYSGVLITLENCLLPEHTLRFTPSMSSGLDPDTETELRVTGCELIQAAGILLRLPQVAMATGQVLFQRFFYTKSFVKHSMEHVSMACVHLASKIEEAPRRIRDVINVFHRLRHLREKKKPVPLILDQEYVNLKNQIIKAERRVLKELGFCVHVKHPHKIIVMYLQVLECERNQHLVQTSWNYMNDSLRTDVFVRFQPESIACACIYLAARTLEIPLPNRPHWFLLFGTTEEEIQEICLKILQLYTRKKVDLSDLESKVEKKKLAIEEAKAQAKGLLPEGAPNLDNPSGFSPAPKNESPKEVKGNKPSPLPVQAVKNAKRKTEGTKRTGSNSPVNGIQKGRESRSRSGSRDQSYSRSPSRSASPKHRKSESYSTSSGSKSHSRSRSRSDSPPRQFNHSSSYKGSKMRSYKKSKDYKYSAHKPRKSRSRSSSRSRSRSRERSDHSGKYKKKSHYYRNHRHERSRSYERASHRYDRDHPGHSRHRR, from the exons atggcggcgggggCTGGCAGCGCAGCGGCTGTGGCGGCGgtgggcggcagcggcggcccggcggggccTCAGGCGGTCGGTgtggcggcggggggagccccccaaGCGGGGCCAGGCGGCCCCCCGGTGCCGGGCCCCGGCGCGGTGCTGATCGGCGACCGGCTGTACTCGGGGGTGCTGATCACCCTGGAGAACTGCCTGCTGCCCGAGCACACGCTGCGCTTCACGCCGTCCATGAGCAGCGGGCTCGACCCCGACACGGAGACCGAGCTGCGGGTCACCGGCTGCGAGCTCATCCAGGCGGCCGGCATCCTGCTCCGCCTCCCGCAG GTGGCAATGGCTACAGGACAGGTGCTATTTCAACGTTTTTTTTACACCAAGTCTTTTGTGAAGCATTCCATGGAG CATGTGTCAATGGCCTGTGTTCACCTGGCATCCAAAATCGAAGAAGCGCCACGACGCATAAGGGATGTAATTAACGTGTTTCATCGTCTTCGACATCTGCGAGAAAAAAA aaaaCCTGTACCTCTAATACTGGATCAAGAGTATGTGAACTTGAAAAACCAAATCATTAAGGCTGAAAGAAGAGTTTTAAAGGAGTTGGGATTTTGTGTTCACGTCAAGCATCCTCATAAG ATAATCGTTATGTACCTTCAGGTATTAGAATGTGAACGTAACCAACACCTGGTCCAGACTTCATG GAATTACATGAATGATAGCCTGAGAACAGATGTCTTTGTAAGATTTCAGCCAGAAAGCATTGCCTGTGCATGTATTTACCTTGCAGCTAGAACATTGGAG ATTCCACTTCCTAATCGTCCACACTGGTTTTTACTCTTTGGAACAACAGAGGAAGAGATTCAAGAAATCTGCTTAAAAATCTTGCAGCTCTATACTAGgaaaaag GTTGATTTGTCTGATCTGGAAAGTAAAGTGGAAAAGAAGAAGCTGGCAATTGAAGAGGCAAAAGCTCAAGCTAAAGGTCTTCTCCCTGAAGGAGCCCCAAATTTGGATAACCCGTCAGGGTTTTCCCCTGCACCAAAAAATG AGTCTCCAAAAGAGGTTAAAGGAAATAAACCCTCGCCGCTACCTGTTCAGGCAGTGAAGAAtgctaaaaggaaaacagagggaACAAAAAGAACGGGTTCAAATAGTCCAGTGAATGG cattcagaaaggaagagaaagcagaagtcGAAGTGGAAGTCGAGATCAAAGTTACTCAAGATCACCATCCAGATCTGCATCTCCTAAGCACAG GAAAAGTGAAAGTTATTCCACGTCAAGTGGCTCGAAGTCCCATAGCCGTTCGAGGAGCCGCAGTGACTCTCCCCCGAGACAGTTCAACCACAGTTCTAGTTACAAAGGTTCCAAGATGCGAAGTTACAAGAAATCAAAAGACTATAAATACTCGGCGCACAAACCACGGAAATCGCGCAGCAGGAGCTCGTCGCGTTCCAGGAGCCGGTCCCGGGAGCGCTCCGATCATTCAGGGAAGTACAAGAAGAAGAGTCACTACTACAGAAATCACAGGCATGAGCGTTCGCGCTCCTACGAGCGAGCAAGCCATCGCTATGACCGCGACCATCCTGGGCACAGCAGGCATAGGCGATGA
- the CCNL2 gene encoding cyclin-L2 isoform X2, whose protein sequence is MNDSLRTDVFVRFQPESIACACIYLAARTLEIPLPNRPHWFLLFGTTEEEIQEICLKILQLYTRKKVDLSDLESKVEKKKLAIEEAKAQAKGLLPEGAPNLDNPSGFSPAPKNESPKEVKGNKPSPLPVQAVKNAKRKTEGTKRTGSNSPVNGIQKGRESRSRSGSRDQSYSRSPSRSASPKHRKSESYSTSSGSKSHSRSRSRSDSPPRQFNHSSSYKGSKMRSYKKSKDYKYSAHKPRKSRSRSSSRSRSRSRERSDHSGKYKKKSHYYRNHRHERSRSYERASHRYDRDHPGHSRHRR, encoded by the exons ATGAATGATAGCCTGAGAACAGATGTCTTTGTAAGATTTCAGCCAGAAAGCATTGCCTGTGCATGTATTTACCTTGCAGCTAGAACATTGGAG ATTCCACTTCCTAATCGTCCACACTGGTTTTTACTCTTTGGAACAACAGAGGAAGAGATTCAAGAAATCTGCTTAAAAATCTTGCAGCTCTATACTAGgaaaaag GTTGATTTGTCTGATCTGGAAAGTAAAGTGGAAAAGAAGAAGCTGGCAATTGAAGAGGCAAAAGCTCAAGCTAAAGGTCTTCTCCCTGAAGGAGCCCCAAATTTGGATAACCCGTCAGGGTTTTCCCCTGCACCAAAAAATG AGTCTCCAAAAGAGGTTAAAGGAAATAAACCCTCGCCGCTACCTGTTCAGGCAGTGAAGAAtgctaaaaggaaaacagagggaACAAAAAGAACGGGTTCAAATAGTCCAGTGAATGG cattcagaaaggaagagaaagcagaagtcGAAGTGGAAGTCGAGATCAAAGTTACTCAAGATCACCATCCAGATCTGCATCTCCTAAGCACAG GAAAAGTGAAAGTTATTCCACGTCAAGTGGCTCGAAGTCCCATAGCCGTTCGAGGAGCCGCAGTGACTCTCCCCCGAGACAGTTCAACCACAGTTCTAGTTACAAAGGTTCCAAGATGCGAAGTTACAAGAAATCAAAAGACTATAAATACTCGGCGCACAAACCACGGAAATCGCGCAGCAGGAGCTCGTCGCGTTCCAGGAGCCGGTCCCGGGAGCGCTCCGATCATTCAGGGAAGTACAAGAAGAAGAGTCACTACTACAGAAATCACAGGCATGAGCGTTCGCGCTCCTACGAGCGAGCAAGCCATCGCTATGACCGCGACCATCCTGGGCACAGCAGGCATAGGCGATGA
- the TMEM88B gene encoding transmembrane protein 88B: protein MSDQETEDFGAESLLDKSKMIPSLPPYDMDDQLLPREPRSTWCCWAWALAIVTMNFLVFFINLLLLLVIFTVVLLPTIVVVYFGFQCHSRVLHSTARYCKTVLDDNSSSALIILGFVIMSPLIVVAMATYCSLARRLRLFMCFQPWSRAVYKGVKWRWYEEGGLCGCARGWNTQVKAWV from the exons ATGTCTGACCAGGAGACCGAGGACTTTGGAGCAGAAAGCCTCTTAGACAAGTCTAAGATGATTCCCAGCCTCCCACCGTATGACATGGATGACCAGCTCCTCCCCAGGGAGCCACGGAgcacctggtgctgctgggcatGGGCCCTGGCGATAGTCACCATGAACTTCCTAGTCTTCTTCATCAAtcttctcctgctgcttgtcATCTTCACAGTTGTCTTGCTCCCCACCATTGTGGTGGTTTACTTTGGCTTCCAATGCCACTCTCGG gtgctgcactCCACGGCCCGCTACTGCAAAACCGTCCTGGACGACAACAGCTCTTCTGCCCTCATCATCCTGGGCTTCGTCATCATGTCGCCTCTCATCGTGGTGGCCATGGCCACCTACTGCAGCCTGGCGAGGCGCCTCCGCCTCTTCATGTGCTTCCagccctggagcagggctgtgtaCAAGGGGGTGAAATGGCGCTGGTACGAGGAGGGAGGCCTGTGTGGCTGTGCCAGGGGCTGGAACACCCAAGTCAAGGCCTGGGTATGA
- the MRPL20 gene encoding large ribosomal subunit protein bL20m — translation MVLLSAPRWLRSRLSDRFWRVQEVLKYARHFRGRKNRCYKLAVRSVRRAFVKSTKARREKKRFLRALWITRIEAASLEHGLKYPAFISNLLKSQVELNRKMLADLAIYEPKTFKSLAALAQRRRQEGFLAALGDGKEPEGIFSRIVHHY, via the exons ATGGTGCTGCTGAGCGCGCCGCGCTGGCTCCGCAGCCGCCTGAGCGACCGCTTCTGGAGGGTGCAGGAGGTGCTCAAGTATGCGAGG CATTTTCGTGGAAGGAAGAACCGCTGCTATAAGTTGGCTGTACGAAGTGTTCGGAGAGCTTTTGTGAAGTCTACAAAGgccagaagagagaagaagaggtTCCTGAGAGCG CTCTGGATCACTAGGATTGAAGCAGCTTCTCTTGAACATGGTTTGAAATACCCAGCTTTCATAAGCAATCTGCTTAAG TCCCAGGTGGAGCTGAACAGGAAAATGCTTGCTGATTTGGCTATCTATGAGCCAAAGACATTCAAGTCCCTAGCTGCCTTAGCCCAGAGGAGGCGACAAGAAGGCTTCCTTGCTGCCCTCGGAGATGGAAAGGAACCAGAGGGGATATTTTCACGTATCGTACACCATTATTGA